The Lujinxingia vulgaris DNA window AGCGAGTTTGGGCTCTTCGGGCTCGTCCACCGGGCAGCCGGCGTTTTCGATCGGGCCGGGCTCAAAGGGGCACTCATCGAGGATGTTGGGGATGCCGTCGTTGTCGACATCTTCCACCGGGCAGCCGGTCTCATCCTGGAAGCCGATGAATTCGACGGGCTGAGTGGGGCATTGGTCGTTGATGTTGAGGATGCCGTCGCCATCGAGGTCGAGCATCGGGCAGCCCTGCTTGCCGCTGAAGCCATCGACGTCGCCGGCGATGTTCGGGCAGAGATCTTCGAGGTCGGCGACGCCGTCCTGATCGTTGTCGTCTTCGCGGCAGCCGTCTTCGTCTTCGAAGCCGTCGAAATCTTCGGCTTCAAAGGCGCAGCGATCGCGCTCATCGGGGATGCCGTCGCCGTCGGAGTCGAAGCTGAAGTCGACGGGGGCCTCGACCACGTCGATGGTTTCGGTGACCTCGACGTCAAGCGCCAGATCTTCGACGAGGCACTCGTCGTAGTCGGAGAGCTTGTCGGCTTTGCGCGCGTTGGATTCGGCGAGCTTGAGGTGGCGGTCGGCGCGGGTGAAGTCGCCGCGGCTGAGCTCGTAGAGGCCAAACTCGACCTGGGCCTGAGCGGTGGCGATCTCCTCGGGGGCGCAGTTGTAGGCCCTGGGGTAGATCGACTCATTGATGGCCTGGATCTCTTTGGCCTGACCACGCAGCTTGGCGCCGGTGGTGCAGCCAGAGGAGGCCAGCATCATCACACAGCCACCAAGGAGCAGGGCGAAACGCATCGTCGACTTCTGGGGGTTCATCGAGCACGACCTCGTTGGACCGGCGCGCCGCCATCATCAGCTCCCTCCTGCTAAGACAACATCAAGGGGAGGGCGGAGAGCGAAACGGCCATAAAACAGCTATCGGGCACCGCCCTCAACGAGGGGGCACCCGCACATACAAACAACGTTATTCAGCGAGCTCCGGGGCGGGCACGTCGGCCTCGGCCTCAGTGTCGGCCTCAATCGGGGACTTGTCGCGACCGAGGACCGGGTGACCGGGCCAGGGAGCCTCCCGGGCGTTGATCAGCGCGGATTCGGCGGCGCGACGTGCCTGGGTGGCGTAGTCGTAGGCGGCCTCA harbors:
- a CDS encoding OmpA family protein: MNPQKSTMRFALLLGGCVMMLASSGCTTGAKLRGQAKEIQAINESIYPRAYNCAPEEIATAQAQVEFGLYELSRGDFTRADRHLKLAESNARKADKLSDYDECLVEDLALDVEVTETIDVVEAPVDFSFDSDGDGIPDERDRCAFEAEDFDGFEDEDGCREDDNDQDGVADLEDLCPNIAGDVDGFSGKQGCPMLDLDGDGILNINDQCPTQPVEFIGFQDETGCPVEDVDNDGIPNILDECPFEPGPIENAGCPVDEPEEPKLAEVDGDQIRLNQRVYFATAKSDILPQSFPLLNQVAQILRDNPNITIRVEGHTDSRGRDSYNQQLSQDRAASVRTFLIERGIDPMRMEAVGFGEARPIDDNSTEEGRANNRRVEIHITSR